The following coding sequences lie in one Silene latifolia isolate original U9 population chromosome 5, ASM4854445v1, whole genome shotgun sequence genomic window:
- the LOC141655591 gene encoding uncharacterized protein LOC141655591 — protein MNPELYLEMTIHPQELNVLMRLSEAFLSSLSYYPDNFMDRFPNQLTRQSALRLLTWNVQGTGSNEFLSTLKELIRINKPQVVVLVETHISGATAQRVCDRINFRGRTRVDAAGFSGGIWLFWHPEEVTITPIIHHSQHVTVEISRNGEIPWYYSVIYASPVYAKKEELWRELEAFARTHDRPWLIMGDFNDTRYLHERNGNSEGMRRRCNKFNAWCESNNWIDLDYSGPDYTWSRGSSWSTRQWDILDRAMCNQDWRMMFSEGSLRHLFQNQSDHCPIIVSINGFAPIPKVLRPFRFQAAWMCHSRFSEFVESNWCNNQPFFPFVHNFADKLQEWNKNVFHNIFANKRSLERRLLGVQQKLSNHGADYLFRYELKLKKTAR, from the coding sequence ATGAATCCAGAACTTTATTTGGAAATGACGATTCATCCGCAGGAGTTGAACGTGTTAATGAGACTCTCTGAGGCGTTTCTGTCCTCGTTATCTTACTATCCTGATAATTTTATGGATCGTTTTCCTAACCAACTAACTCGTCAATCAGCCTTGAGGTTGCTGACGTGGAATGTGCAGGGTACGGGAAGTAATGAATTTCTTTCGACGcttaaggaattaattcgaatCAATAAACCTCAGGTTGTTGTGCTAGTTGAGACACACATTAGTGGAGCTACTGCACAACGTGTTTGTGATAGAATTAATTTCAGAGGTAGGACTCGAGTTGATGCAGCTGGTTTCAGTGGTGGAATTTGGTTGTTCTGGCATCCTGAAGAGGTCACGATTACTCCCATTATCCATCATTCTCAACATGTCACGGTTGAAATCTCCAGGAATGGGGAAATCCCTTGGTATTATTCGGTTATTTATGCAAGTCCTGTGTATGCTAAGAAAGAGGAATTATGGCGGGAGCTTGAAGCATTTGCTAGGACGCATGACAGACCTTGGTTAATCATGGGTGATTTCAATGATACTCGCTACTTACATGAGCGTAATGGAAATAGCGAGGGTATGAGAAGGCGGTGCAATAAGTTTAATGCTTGGTGCGAAAGTAATAATTGGATTGATCTTGACTATTCGGGGCCGGATTATACTTGGTCACGTGGGTCTTCTTGGAGCACAAGGCAATGGGATATATTAGACAGAGCTATGTGTAACCAAGATTGGAGAATGATGTTTTCGGAAGGATCGCTTCGACACCTTTTTCAGAACCAATCTGACCATTGCCCGATAATTGTAAGTATTAATGGTTTTGCCCCAATTCCAAAAGTTCTTAGACCTTTTCGATTTCAAGCTGCGTGGATGTGTCATAGTCGGTTCTCGGAATTTGTTGAATCTAATTGGTGCAATAATCAGCCTTTCTTCCCTTTTGTCCATAATTTCGCTGATAAACTTCAAGAATGGAATAAAAATGTTTTTCATAATATTTTTGCAAATAAGAGGAGTTTGGAGCGAAGACTTTTGGGAGTACAACAAAAGCTCTCGAATCATGGAGCGGATTATCTTTTTAGATATGAGCTGAAATTAAAAAAAACAGCTCGATGA
- the LOC141657603 gene encoding protein NAR1-like, with product MSERFSATLRISDLNDFIAPSQACIIGQVKPSPPNPRNEVKIERPVEAKPVKISLKDCLACSGCITSAETVMLEKQSLDEFLSNINKGKAVIVSVSPQSRASLAAHFGLSPVQVLRKLTTFFKSLGVKAVFDTSCSRDLALIEACNEFIAQYKQNQPLSGAICKTALPMISSACPGWICYAEKTLGSYILPYISSVKSPQQTIGAVIKHYLCKKMSLRPDEVYHVTVMPCYDKKLEAARDDFVFEMEYQDGDVVNGDLQVTEVDSVLTSGEVLELIQSQSVDFSTLDESPLDKLLTNATDDGHLYGVSGSSGGYAETVFRHAAKSLYGRDIEGPVDFRTLRNSDFREVSLEVEGKTVLRFALCYGFRNLQNVVRKIKNGNCDYHFLEIMACPSGCLNGGGQIKPKAGQSAKDLIQHLENVSMSNVIVADPFQNPIVKGLYAEWLGQPGSENAKRYVHTQYHPVVKSVTSQLQNW from the exons ATGTCAGAACGGTTTTCGGCGACGTTGAGGATAAGCGACTTGAACGATTTCATTGCACCTTCTCAAGCTTGTATTATCGGTCAAGTTAAACCTTCACCTCCTAATCCCAgg AATGAGGTCAAGATTGAACGTCCAGTTGAAGCGAAACCGGTTAAAATATCCCTCAAGGACTGCCTTGCTTGCAG CGGTTGCATCACTTCAGCAGAAACTGTGATGCTTGAGAAGCAAAGTTTAGATGAGTTCCTATCCAATATCAACAAAGGCAAGGCTGTAATAGTTTCTGTCTCTCCACAGTCCAGGGCGTCTCTTGCTGCTCACTTTGGCCTCTCTCCTGTTCAG GTTTTGAGAAAGCTCACGACATTTTTTAAGTCACTGGGAGTGAAGGCTGTTTTTGACACAAGCTGTAGTAGAGATTTGGCACTTATTGAAGCATGTAATGAATTTATTGCACAGTACAAGCAAAATCAGCCTCTCAGTGGCGCAATATGCAAAACTGCATTACCCATGATTTCATCTGCGTGTCCAG GGTGGATCTGCTACGCAGAAAAGACTCTTGGATCCTACATCTTGCCATATATTTCATCTGTAAAAAGTCCTCAGCAAACTATTGGGGCTGTAATAAAGCACTACCTTTGCAAGAAAATGTCTCTCAG GCCGGATGAAGTGTATCATGTCACTGTGATGCCTTGTTATGACAAGAAGCTTGAGGCCGCTAGAGACGATTTCGTATTTGAAATGGAATATCAAGATGGAGATGTCGTAAATGGCGATTTACAGGTTACTGAGGTGGATTCTGTGTTGACATCTGGGGAGGTTTTAGAACTAATACAG TCTCAGTCAGTTGATTTTAGTACCTTGGACGAATCTCCTTTAGATAAACT GTTGACTAATGCTACAGATGATGGACATCTTTATGGGGTTAGTGGAAGTTCTGGAGGGTATGCTGAAACTGTTTTCAGGCATGCTGCTAAATCCCTTTATGGCAGGGACATAGAAGGACCTGTCGACTTTAGAACTTTAAGAAATTCAGACTTCCGCGAAGTCAGTTTGGAA GTTGAGGGTAAAACTGTCTTGCGGTTTGCCTTATGTTATGGATTTCGGAATTTGCAGAACGTTGTAAGGAAAATAAAAAATGGAAACTGTGATTATCATTTTCTCGAAATTATGGCATGCCCTTCAG GCTGCTTAAATGGTGGTGGACAAATTAAGCCAAAGGCTGGACAGTCTGCAAAGGATTTGATTCAGCATTTAGAAAATGTCTCCATGAGCAAT GTTATAGTAGCTGATCCTTTCCAAAACCCAATAGTGAAAGGGCTATATGCTGAGTGGCTTGGCCAACCTGGTTCAGAGAATGCTAAGCGGTACGTCCACACACAATATCACCCGGTAGTGAAAAGCGTAACTTCTCAACTGCAAAATTGGTGA
- the LOC141655590 gene encoding uncharacterized protein LOC141655590, whose product MESVQEEKMTSSVEGIRQGSWEPPDLGVCKVNTDAGVMEGVGVGLGAVCRNSNGEIEWAVVLQRGTGCEVAMAEAEAILLSLREARRMESRKVVIESDCLIVVEDLTKNRNGRSELFAIYEEIKQISLFFESIVFKHISRNLNKLAHKLAHAMSWSHGRRFWTTDLPAEFGVVAVTDISNII is encoded by the coding sequence ATGGAGTCGGTGCAGGAAGAAAAGATGACGAGTAGTGTGGAGGGGATTCGACAGGGGAGCTGGGAGCCGCCGGATTTGGGTGTGTGTAAGGTCAACACGGATGCAGGGGTCATGGAGGGGGTAGGAGTGGGGTTGGGTGCGGTTTGTCGGAACTCGAATGGTGAGATTGAGTGGGCTGTGGTGTTGCAGCGAGGCACGGGGTGTGAAGTAGCAATGGCGGAAGCTGAAGCGATATTGTTGAGTCTGCGAGAAGCAAGAAGGATGGAATCAAGGAAAGTCGTTATTGAGAGCGATTGTCTGATCGTGGTTGAAGACTTGACGAAGAATAGAAATGGTAGAAGTGAATTATTTGCGATTTAtgaggaaattaaacagattaGTTTATTTTTTGAGTCGATTGTTTTTAAGCATATTAGTAGGAATTTAAATAAGTTAGCACATAAGTTAGCACATGCTATGTCATGGTCTCATGGTAGGCGATTTTGGACGACTGATTTGCCGGCAGAGTTTGGTGTTGTAGCTGTCACTGATATTAGTAATataatttag